One genomic segment of Pongo abelii isolate AG06213 chromosome 13, NHGRI_mPonAbe1-v2.0_pri, whole genome shotgun sequence includes these proteins:
- the GFI1B gene encoding zinc finger protein Gfi-1b: MPRSFLVKSKKAHTYHQPRVQEDEPLWPPALTPVPRDQVPSNGPVLSTLFPNQCLDWTNLKREPELEQDQNSARMAPAPEGPIVLSRPQDGDSPLSDSPPFYKPSFSWDTLASTYGHSYRQAPSTMQSAFLEHSVSLYGSPLVPSTEPALDFSLRYSPGMDAYHCVKCNKVFSTPHGLEVHVRRSHSGTRPFACDICGKTFGHAVSLEQHTHVHSQGIPAGSSPEPAPDPPGPHFLRQERSFECRMCGKAFKRSSTLSTHLLIHSDTRPYPCQFCGKRFHQKSDMKKHTYIHTGEKPHKCQVCGKAFSQSSNLITHSRKHTGFKPFSCELCTKGFQRKVDLRRHRESQHNLK; this comes from the exons ATGCCACGCTCCTTCCTGGTGAAGAGCAAGAAGGCTCACACCTACCACCAGCCCCGTGTGCAGGAGGATGAACCGCTCTGGCCTCCTGCCCTTACCCCGG TCCCCAGAGACCAGGTTCCGAGCAACGGCCCTGTCCTCAGCACCCTATTCCCAAACCAGTGCCTGGACTGGACCAACCTCAAACGAGAGCCGGAGCTAGAGCAGGACCAGAACTCGGCCAGGATGGCCCCGGCACCAG AGGGCCCCATTGTGCTGTCCCGACCCCAGGATGGGGACTCTCCACTGTCCGACTCACCCCCATTCTACAAGCCCAGCTTCTCCTGGGACACCTTGGCCTCAACTTATGGCCACAGCTATCGGCAGGCCCCCTCCACCATGCAGTCAGCCTTCCTGGAGCACTCTGTCAGCCTGTACGGCAGTCCTCTGGTACCCAGCACTGAGCCCGCCTTGGACTTCAGCCTCCGCTACTCGCCGGGCATGGATGCGTACCACTGCGTGAAGTGCAACAAG GTCTTCTCCACCCCTCACGGGCTCGAAGTGCATGTGCGACGATCCCATAGTGGGACCCGGCCCTTCGCCTGTGACATCTGCGGCAAAACCTTCGGCCACGCTGTGAGCCTGGAGCAGCACACGCACGTCCACTCCCAG GGGATCCCGGCCGGGTCCAGTCCTGAGCCTGCGCCTGACCCCCCGGGGCCTCATTTCCTCCGGCAGGAGCGCAGCTTCGAGTGCCGCATGTGCGGCAAGGCCTTCAAGCGCTCGTCCACGCTGTCCACCCACCTGCTCATCCACTCAGACACGCGGCCCTACCCCTGCCAGTTCTGCGGCAAGCGTTTCCACCAGAAGTCGGACATGAAGAAGCACACCTACATCCACACGG GTGAGAAGCCACACAAGTGCCAGGTGTGTGGAAAGGCCTTCAGCCAGAGCTCCAACCTCATCACCCACAGCCGCAAGCACACAGGCTTCAAGCCCTTCAGCTGTGAGCTGTGCACCAAAGGCTTCCAGCGCAAGGTGGACCTGCGGCGGCACCGCGAGAGCCAGCACAATCTCAAGTGA